A single region of the Podospora pseudopauciseta strain CBS 411.78 chromosome 1, whole genome shotgun sequence genome encodes:
- a CDS encoding hypothetical protein (EggNog:ENOG503NZET; COG:U), with protein MATSVASDKPVEALGPGEVADPFVISPSGPTHLRHSNFDGHLLALAPGASAEQTKRAIEAHLRDTERRMEEAGKLGTALVQQQKELTEKLREVERLQSEAELDPDLRQRLLDIEKDYSEVARDSARALLPKQRVPSSDSQGSPYAAEGKAGRRSVSPSKFETLATPSPTKFSVPNRKLRNQPASRIHDIEFAAEISTSLIAQVRNLQALLSEREEELKESKADRARLELEAEGFQQHIKSLDESESRYKDENWNLETQIHELMASQKEAAEREKKLTQALAALQSEKNATQRELEEVKDSMAKQEEKHSAAIRNLEIELGTSRRSAVSFESERLTLQKRVDELTSQNQELAKAFSAQRGRMLERESTRGVSDEDRNSGSDRNTGPEQSPPPSPLKMTPRHSGLETETLKTSLGHAQRTIQTLRTNIHREKTEKLELKRMLQDARDEVEKLRSDPHPAPKKNRKLDAREAKKPNFKVTQLGGHRPSRIEVVEDPDWDDVSEAPSPRTNPFRGSSSRIPNLNIGTIQESSSDHFETAHEGGFDTATEASEAFETAHERGTETTETEDFETGLENITTDESEDTATETESGPRPARGAESIRRPPPLPASQDSYSFDSTASTSSDEEYGYVDVRSPSANPAQRMRTRMNRGSMSQRQRQLSEDPSTAQSSPLGAPVHRGSITATPQQSLFAELSNMDNSDEDSYGGTPARSLRSMTPATPASVIRGHLSPAPDVPRMPIKRVTMVDSGMMTEPVDVRDLVESGVLSDGEGSISAPPSVIHMERSRPRTMESVIARQRSMESVIGPKRSMESVVRPKRSMQSVIGPHTSVESVIGPRKSSQWLGSELNQGRPASVMSYSDVSVQHDSDAEDRPAQFPSPSTSPRQRALLPTPVVVPPQTLSLSSIQSEDIAPVIEPELLPTPPSLSLSTILTQHTEPVREPEVPPPKLTFAPVLSQNVEPVAPVPPVLSVPATASLDIEPVSEPEVVPAPLSLSAVLGEQIEPIAEPEPTPAVLSLSSVHAFHDVEPVPEPEPVPAPLSFSAVLSTAVEPIAEVVPTPAALSISSVHAYHDFEPIEAPEPEPVPLSMSTICAEEVEPTAPPSPILLSFASIVAEDVEPVEQPFDLPAPAVVPIVAARSVETKLEAPASPPLSFSSIKSEAVEPRQEPEPAAPAFGLAPIQSQDVEPREVPLPALSISTLKTWDVEPQEPPAPVLSLSSVQACAVEPVEAVRPPLSLSAVAALDVEPRETPLPVLSLSSVRQTLDVEPREEPVVPPPALSLASIQSQTVEPLEAPEVPAPLLSISAISSQVVVDPVEPEEPKSILPPLTISAIQSLQTEPSEGRSPKRNAFIIPRGTDGEEQDAQASEEQPAQKQPVLTADQGVQTTLTSEAIDQLLLANSQQSLPPDDLERSSSHLSMGTPSTVRINRARQGSFDSTLRSKGKAATDIVTEPIDAVLLRRPGSSASIRSSAEDIVPPLPANHKEAIEAARTNSSGGGQETINSMPPPLFPASAMRPRTPTHRRPLSPAGAAGNGGRATPTPRAHKNGSIREMPEVHSPSRMTARSRKSSISSFASEVDTRFNIHPEGGYDTSGLGPNTDPRMIQAITQTMIGEYLWKYTRKAGRGEMSENRHRRYFWVHPYTRTLYWSDRDPSSAGRHELRAKSVPIEAVRVVADDNPMPPGLHRKSLVIVSPGRTIKFTCTTGQRHETWFNALSYLLLRTSNDGQSDAEEMAGHITSADVDEFNPSYGKRMPHGTRGAPSLSSYNSRTVRESPTMDHYLNVPTLTPSRSKISQQQQQQQQQQQQPPQAARSSGTLSRISGYWKESKVLGGTFGSLRSRSVSGRDTAQSMYESSEVQDSAEDLRQIIEQQDREADRLENVRACCDGKSMS; from the exons ATGGCGACTTCGGTTGCATCTGACAAGCCCGTCGAGGCTTTGGGTCCCGGAGAGGTTGCTGACCCTTTCGTCATAAGTCCGTCCGGCCCGACACATCTTCGGCATTCCAACTTCGATGgccacctcctcgcccttgCTCCCGGCGCTTCGGCCGAGCAAACAAAACGCGCCATTGAGGCCCATCTGCGGGATACCGAACGGCGAATGGAGGAAGCTGGAAAGCTGGGTACCGCACTTGTACAACAGCAGAAGGAGCTCACGGAAAAGCTTCGGGAGGTGGAGCGTTTGCAATCGGAAGCCGAACTTGATCCCGACCTGCGTCAAAGACTCCTGGATATCGAGAAGGATTACAGTGAGGTGGCGAGGGACAGTGCGCGTGCTTTGCTTCCAAAGCAGAGGGTTCCCAGCAGTGATTCTCAAGGGTCGCCTTATGCCGCCGAGGGCAAGGCTGGGAGG CGTTCTGTGAGCCCCTCCAAGTTCGAAACGTTGGCGACCCCATCTCCCACCAAGTTCAGTGTCCCCAATCGAAAGTTGCGCAATCAGCCTGCCAGTCGGATCCACGATATCGAATTCGCTGCCGAAATCAGTACCTCGTTGATTGCACAAGTTCGAAATCTTCAAGCCCTTCTGTCggagagagaagaggagctcaaggagagCAAGGCGGACAGGGCGAGACTTGAACTCGAGGCCGAAGGCTTCCAACAACACATCAAAAGCCTGGACGAGAGCGAGTCCCGATACAAGGATGAGAACTGGAACCTCGAGACGCAAATCCACGAGCTCATGGCATCGCAGAAGGAGGCTGCGGAGCGCGAGAAGAAGCTCACGCAGGCTTTGGCTGCTTTGCAATCCGAAAAGAACGCCACCCAGcgagagctggaggaggtcaaggataGCATGgccaagcaggaggagaagcacTCGGCAGCTATCAGAAATCTCGAGATCGAGCTTGGCACCAGCCGGCGCAGTGCGGTATCCTTCGAATCGGAACGCTTGACGCTTCAGAAGAGGGTCGACGAACTCACAAGCCAGAATCAGGAGCTAGCCAAGGCGTTCTCAGCCCAGCGGGGCAGGATGCTGGAGCGGGAATCCACTCGTGGTGTGAGTGATGAGGATCGCAACTCCGGTAGCGACAGAAACACCGGCCCCGAGCAGTCACCGCCTCCTTCGCCTCTGAAAATGACACCTCGCCACTCCGGACTCGAGACCGAAACTCTCAAGACTTCTCTCGGCCATGCTCAACGTACCATCCAGACTCTCAGGACCAACATCCATCGCGAGAAAACCGAAAAGCTGGAGCTGAAGCGCATGCTCCAGGATGCCCGCGATGAGGTCGAGAAGCTGAGAAGCGATCCTCACCCGGCGCCCAAGAAGAACCGCAAGCTTGATGCCAgggaggccaagaagccgaACTTCAAGGTCACGCAGTTGGGTGGCCACCGACCGAGCAGAATCGAAGTGGTGGAAGACCCTGACTGGGATGATGTTTCCGAAGCGCCCTCTCCTCGGACGAATCCGTTCCGTGGCTCAAGCTCTCGGATACCCAACCTCAATATCGGTACCATCCAGGAATCGAGCAGCGATCACTTCGAGACGGCTCACGAGGGTGGCTTCGACACCGCGACTGAGGCCAGCGAGGCTTTCGAGACTGCCCACGAAAGGGGCACTGAGACGACCGAAACGGAAGACTTTGAGACTGGTCTTGAGAACATCACCACGGACGAATCCGAGGACACGGCAACCGAGACAGAATCCGGGCCGAGGCCAGCTCGGGGTGCAGAGTCGATAAggcgtcctcctcctttgcccGCAAGCCAAGACTCGTACTCGTTCGACAGCACGGCGTCAACTTCGAGCGACGAGGAGTATGGCTATGTGGACGTGAGATCACCATCTGCGAACCCTGCCCAGCGGATGCGGACACGCATGAACCGTGGATCCATGAGCCAACGTCAACGGCAGCTTAGTGAAGATCCGTCTACCGCACAGAGCAGCCCTCTCGGCGCCCCCGTTCATCGCGGTAGCATCACGGCAACGCCTCAGCAGAGCCTGTTTGCCGAGTTGAGCAACATGGATAACAGCGATGAAGATTCATACGGTGGCACCCCCGCCCGCAGTCTCCGTTCCATGACGCCTGCCACACCCGCCAGCGTGATCAGAGGCCATCTCTCGCCAGCTCCCGATGTCCCGAGGATGCCGATCAAGAGGGTGACCATGGTCGACAGTGGGATGATGACAGAGCCAGTGGACGTTCGTGACCTTGTTGAGTCTGGCGTGCTCAGTGATGGGGAGGGCTCAATCTCGGCTCCACCAAGTGTCATTCACATGGAGCGGAGTCGTCCAAGAACGATGGAGTCTGTGATTGCCCGTCAGAGATCTATGGAGTCTGTCATTGGGCCCAAGAGATCTATGGAGTCTGTTGTTAGACCTAAGAGGTCTATGCAGTCTGTCATCGGACCTCACACGTCTGTGGAATCTGTCATCGGCCCCAGAAAGTCCAGTCAATGGCTGGGAAGCGAACTCAACCAGGGCCGGCCGGCATCGGTCATGTCGTACAGCGATGTCAGCGTCCAGCATGATTCGGATGCGGAAGACAGGCCTGCGCAATTCCCATCTCCTTCGACCTCACCTCGGCAGCGTGCTCTGCTCCCCACTCCCGTTGTCGTCCCACCGCAGACTTTGAGCCTTTCAAGCATCCAGTCGGAAGACATTGCGCCTGTCATTGAGCCCGAGCTTCTTCCAACGCCACCTTCGCTGAGCTTGTCTACCATTTTGACACAGCACACGGAGCCAGTGCGAGAGCCAGAGGTGCCTCCGCCGAAGCTCACTTTTGCACCAGTCTTGTCTCAGAACGTCGAGCCCGTGGCTCCTGTGCCACCAGTTCTGAGTGTGCCTGCCACTGCTTCTCTGGATATCGAGCCAGTTTCGGAGCCGGAGGTTGTTCCAGCTCCCCTATCGCTCTCGGCAGTTCTTGGTGAGCAAATCGAGCCAATTGCAGAGCCCGAGCCTACCCCTGcggttctctctctctcttccgtCCATGCTTTCCATGACGTTGAGCCCGTTCCCGAACCTGAGCCGGTTCCTGCGCCTCTCAGCTTCTCGGCTGTCTTGTCGACGGCGGTGGAGCCTATTGCCGAGGTGGTGCCAACACCGGCGGCGCTCTCTATCTCGAGCGTACATGCCTACCATGATTTCGAGCCTATCGAGGCCCCAGAGCCAGAGCCTGTTCCTCTGTCCATGTCGACAATCTgcgcggaggaggtcgagcCAACAGCTCCGCCATCCCCCATTCTTCTGTCATTCGCCAGCATCGTGGCCGAAGATGTCGAGCCAGTGGAGCAGCCATTCGACCTCCCAGCCCCGGCAGTTGTTCCTATCGTTGCAGCACGCAGTGTAGAGACAAAGCTCGAGGCGCCCGCTTCgcctcctctttctttctcgtcTATCAAGTCAGAGGCCGTCGAGCCTCGCCAGGAGCCAGAGCCGGCTGCGCCCGCATTCGGTCTTGCCCCTATTCAGTCCCAGGACGTTGAGCCCCGCGAAGTGCCCCTTCCTGCGCTCTCCATATCAACGCTCAAGACCTGGGATGTTGAACCTCAGGAGCCGCCTGCGCCGGTGCTCTCCCTGTCAAGCGTTCAGGCTTGTGCTGTCGAACCTGTTGAGGCGGTCCGTCCGCCGCTGTCTTTGTCAGCTGTTGCGGCATTGGATGTCGAGCCTCGCGAGACGCCTTTGCCGGTCCTCTCATTGTCATCCGTTCGGCAGACTTTGGATGTCGAGCCGCGCGAAGAGCCAGTCGTCCCTCCCCCTGCCTTGTCCCTGGCATCCATTCAGTCGCAGACTGTGGAGCCTCTCGAGGCTCCCGAGGTTCCAGCTCCTCTCTTGTCTATTTCGGCCATCAGCTCtcaagttgttgttgacccGGTTGAGCCAGAGGAGCCCAAGTCCATCCTCCCGCCGCTCACCATTTCTGCGATCCAGTCACTGCAAACCGAGCCAAGCGAGGGACGCAGCCCCAAGAGAAATGCGTTCATCATTCCCCGTGGCACGGACGGCGAGGAGCAGGATGCTCAGGCGTCAGAGGAGCAGCCCGCGCAGAAGCAGCCCGTGCTTACTGCCGATCAGGGCGTTCAGACAACATTGACATCCGAGGCCATTGACCAGTTGCTCCTGGCAAATAGCCAGCAATCTCTTCCGCCAGACGATCTTGAACGCTCCAGCTCACATCTCAGTATGGGCACCCCATCCACGGTTCGCATTAACCGGGCCCGCCAGGGCAGCTTCGACAGCACGCTGCGGTCGAAGGGCAAGGCTGCTACCGACATTGTCACTGAGCCTATTGATGCCGTACTTCTTAGGAGGCCAGGCAGCTCTGCTAGCATCAGGAGCTCCGCCGAGGACATTGTCCCGCCCCTGCCAGCCAACCACAAAGAAGCCATCGAGGCTGCGAGGACCAACTCTTCGGGCGGCGGTCAGGAAACCATCAACAGCATGCCACCGCCACTGTTCCCCGCCTCTGCCATGCGCCCGCGGACTCCCACGCATAGACGCCCCTTGTCACCCGCGGGTGCTGCTGGTAACGGTGGTCGTGCTACTCCCACACCACGTGCTCACAAGAATGGATCGATTCGCGAGATGCCCGAAGTCCATTCGCCGTCGAGAATGACAGCCCGCAGCCGCAAGTCCTCTATTTCATCCTTCGCATCCGAGGTCGACACTCGATTCAACATTCACCCCGAGGGCGGTTATGACACGTCTGGCTTGGGCCCCAACACGGACCCTCGCATGATCCAGGCCATCACCCAGACGATGATTGGAGAGTACCTGTGGAAATACACACGCAAGGCCGGCCGTGGTGAGATGTCTGAGAACCGTCACCGGAGGTACTTCTGGGTGCACCCGTACACGCGCACTCTGTACTGGAGCGACCGAGACCCATCATCTGCCGGACGTCATGAGCTTCGTGCCAAGAGTGTTCCTATTGAGGCCGTACGCGTCGTAGCGGATGACAACCCGATGCCCCCCGGGCTGCACAGGAAGAGCTTGGTCATCGTGTCGCCTGGCAGAACCATCAAGTTCACCTGCACGACTGGTCAACGACATGAGACATGGTTCAACGCCCTGTCTTACCTTCTCCTTAGGACGTCGAACGATGGCCAGTCGGATGCCGAAGAGATGGCTGGCCACATTACAAGTGCCGATGTTGACGAATTCAACCCAAGCTATGGCAAGCGGATGCCCCATGGCACTCGCGGTGCTCCTTCTCTGTCCTCGTACAACTCCCGAACAGTACGGGAGTCGCCAACCATGGACCACTACCTCAATGTTCCCACTCTCACCCCGTCTCGCTCCAAGATttctcagcagcagcagcagcagcagcagcagcagcagcaaccaccgCAAGCGGCGCGGTCATCTGGAACGCTGAGCCGCATCAGCGGATACTGGAAAGAGAGCAAGGTCTTGGGCGGGACATTTGGCAGCTTGAGGAGCAGAAGTGTTTCGGGGCGCGATACCGCACAGAGCATGTATGAATCTAGTGAAGTGCAGGATAGTGCGGAGGATCTCAGACAGATCATCGAGCAACAAGATCGCGAAGCGGATCGGCTGGAGAATGTTCGGGCGTGTTGTGATGGTAAGTCGA